ATCCAGCACTAAAGAACCAGTTgtggttagttattattattattgttcaatattatattttttattcatattcatatctaTCTAATCATACCATAGATTTCTGATTTGCTTTTGTTTGAATTTGTATGTCTAGAGTGGTAATGGATACAAAGGAAACAACAAAATCAATTTCTCGGGTCCATTGGGAGCATCAAACGTGGACCAGATGCTAAAGGATCACGATCGCCATATTCAAGAAGCTGCAAGAAGAGCACGTCTTGAGAAGAACAGGCTCACTAAACTTGAGTCTGAAGTAACACCAAACCCTATTTATGTGTCTAGCCGCCGAGCCAAGTAACGACCATGGTTCAGCGATAGAAATTCTGGAGAGAGAGCTCACCGCTTTCCCCTGTAACTATATGACATTGTACATATTAATTATTCACCGTTACTTATTTTTTTCTTTTACTTTtggaataattagtattattaatattaattattattatgtgtgtgaATATAGGAGACATGACATAAATTTTGAAGAGAATCCGGATTTCCATTATCATCTTGTGTTTGGATAGTTGTGCTAAGTAGCCAAATAATTTTACCTTATTACCAACAACAGCACTTTGATGGTTGTCTAAATTGAAACAACCGTACAAATTTTGAATTATTAGTGTCACTTCGTCTTGAACCATCGACCTTTGAGAGCTAATGTGTGATTATCTATGTAATACGTATAAATTTTTTGAGGTGCGAGACCAATTTGGCGAGAACCAAATATAGCATTCATTCATTGTTAACGTAAACGTATGATCAAAATACACATTAGATAGGAATGATAGCTGATTGAGCATTTCAAAATCTGGACACACAATTGAAATAAGGTCCGGTTAGACATGATGGCTGATTGAGCATTAGCAtgtcaaaatcaccattaatcttATTTACCTCGTTGTAGGTAGCCATGTCTGTAACGACTCATTTAGTGTCCGGTGTGTTTTTTAAACTTTGCATAGAAGAATAATGGTGAATTTTTCGGTGATAAATTAATTAAAGGCTTGTATCGTAAATATAATTGAGCAAATTACATATAGCTCAGTTGGTAATGGATGAGGACAGTTTGCAACAAATAAGCAGAGGTCAGGGGTTCGAACTCGACCATCCTCATAGTCAAAACTGCTAAGTGAGTCAGGTATGCCCCTACATTTTAAAATTGGGAGTTGATTGTGGGCCGGTCGGGTTGCCGATTATCAACTTTTTGCCACAAAATGGTAAATATAATTGAGGGTGATATCAACTTTTTGTCACTAGCATAAATATCGTCAATATCAATATTATCAAGACCTTGATGCTTGTTTATTCAGTATGTTGTTTAGAAATACCATAATAATAAAAAGAAGATATGAGTTTTACGTCAAGTATTGTATTATGTATATTGTCATAGttaatttatagaaaataaatgtaaCAGTaacaaatcatttttttttttgttttttgttttggtaACTTACATTATTTGTGGAGTTGGAGTTTGGAACTTGTGGCTGAAACTTATTTTTGAAGCTGGAGCGCAGCTTATTTTTTATAAGTATTTGGTAAAATAGCTGGAGCCGAAACTTATGGATGTGAACAGACCTAAAACAAGTCAAGTATAAAGTGTAAAATAATATAGCAAATGCTACTTTAGTTATTTTAGATCATAAGCTCAGCATTTATTCAGAAGAGTTtatttttttagaatttttttaTAAACTCTATTTTTTGATATATGACAAACAAAGCTTATATTTTGAAGCTTATTAAAATAATAAGCTTAAACTACTATATAAGGATGAGTCTAGAGGTGTTCATTCGGTTGGTTTATGGTTTACGTGGTTTATTCGGTTTGGTTTATTCGGTTTTCAAAAATATTTTTGAGAACCAATAACCAAACCAAATTTGACAAAACCAAACCAATCCAACCAAATAAGATATCGGTTTTCATGGTTTGGTTTCGGTTTAACCAATTTAAAACTTATTGATAAAAAAGTGTGTAGTTTTATATCTTTTTGAGAAAAACAAACATATTTTATTGAGTAAACTATAAGTATACAATATTGATTAAACTATAAGTATAGGCGGGTTCAATTTTATAGCATATGAATATGGATAAAATAAATGAAATATTtaacatttaatatatttatcattgaTAGTAGTATAtttcggtttgaaaccaaatgtTTATTTTACAAACCTAATCCAAACCGTAAACCGTTAATATTTTTCGGGTGAAACCAATaaaccaaaccaaaaccaaatAAGCCAACCCACTTTAACCAAATCGATTTGGTTCGGTCGGTTTCATGGGTGAGACCGTTTAATGCACACCCTTAAGGATGACAATGGATTGAATATGGATGAAGTGAATAGTGATCACATATTCATATCCATGTCCATTTAATTTTTTTAAATCCATATCAATCCACAACCATTTGAATTTAAGTCATCCATCCATATTTCATTAGATTAAGCGGGTAATCGGATATCCGTTGAATGTTAAGTTTTTCAAAGATATTCctattatgaaatgaaatcatcaagtatatttatttaatatatgttAGATATACTATTCACATAGTTGTATGTTCACGACATATAGCGCTTCTTTCTCATATCGATCATTCGATAATTTTTTACATCATctatatctatatccatatccatatctatttatCATCTAtatagatcatccatatccatttaaatagaTCAGATCAGATAAATATCCGATGTATTGAGAATTCATTGTCATCCCTACAGCCCTGTAAGCTCCTATAAACTCCTAAAAGCTCTACCAAAGAGCTATTGTATCGAGATGCCTCTCTAACTTTGAAGTCATGAGTTCAAGTCATGCCGTTGATATTATGCACATATTCATGTAAAATATAGTGTTGGATGTGTATgttttcctttaaaaaaaaaaatagaaagagaAACTCCTACAACATCTTATGTCTGGCAAACACACCGTTAAGGTTAGAACAGAACATACACATTGTACCCTTGTACTTGTCGAGATATACATTACCAGTCCCTCGTCTAGTCGTTTGTTTATTTTTAGAGCAAACTGCTGTTAACTAAATGTGTAAAACCCTTCTCTCGTAATCTCGTTTGCTGAAATATAGTCACGAACAGACCCAATGCTTTCTCGTATACTCTCTAAACCCTCAATCCCTTTCCGtttcatcaaaaccctaatttcatctcaATCAATATCTCAATCTCAATTTCAATCGATTCAAAACCCTAGTTTCTATTCAATCAGCAGTTCAAGATGCTTCTCCGCCAACCGTGGAAACAACAACAATAATGGTCCTAAACCCTTCGATTCGTGGAACATATCATCACAAAATGAAGAAAACACTATCGAATCTTTATTCGGTGTAGAAGATACACCACGCGATGAACCTTTTAATAACGAGGATGATATGATTAAAAGTAAAGGCATTAAGACTGATGGAGGGTTTAAAGATTGGAACTTTGTTGGTAAGAGTGAAAATGATAATGTAGATGGGATTTTCGATATCGGAAATGCGAAAAATGCGGATTCCGTTGCTGCAGGTGGGGTTTCAGAGATGATTGGACGTAAGGGAATTCAGGCTGATGGAGGGTTTAAAGATTGGAACTTTGTTGGTAAGGGTGAAAGTGAAAATGTAGATGGGATTTTCGATATCGGAAATGTGAAAAATGCGGATTCCGTTACTGCGGGCGGGGTTTCGGAGATGATTGGGGGGATTAATGTTGATGACAAAGTGGAAACTGAAAAGAAACAAGAGGAAAATAGATTACTTGATATTGAGGAGAAAGGTTTATTACAAGTACTTAAAGGAGGTATATATTATACACATTTAATCGTGTTTTCTTTTAAGCTAAATATATATCAGTTGTGAGATTTGATTTGAATTTTGTTGCTCTGATCCATTTGATATTAAGATTAAGTGATAAGTTCAAGGAGAAAATTGTTTTCATATAGAGGATTGTGTATAAAAACAAATGTATGAGTTTTAAAGAAATATTGCATTAGATCCTCCTTGCACTCTTTATTCATAGTAGCTCCTGTTACTTAATCCTTTAGGTTAAATGTTTGAAAACATATCAAAGTTGACCCAAAGTTGTATATATGCAACTCTATAAGTTTATAATGTATGTATTAAACACTTGACTACTTGAGTATTGGTATTGTATGTATACGATCTCTTATTAACTTATAATCTGGTAATTTGGCACTGGCTTTTGATAATGCGGTGGATGACTTTTATGGTGGTCACGTCAGTAGAACGAAACTGGTCACATGATGAAGTAATAGGATACATACAACAATAGCATCAATCGAAAGCTCGGTAATAGGATAGAAACTTTTATATTTGGATACATACAATGTAACTTGGGTAAATTTGATACTTTTCAAGACACTAAACCTTTATGTTGTTCATAGTGTATGATGCATATAATAATTTTTGGGAGCTTTTTGTTTAACCTGAATTATATGCTTTAAATATTACCAGTGAAAAGTGTGAGTACGTTGTAGTTATATCTCGGCATTAGTACAATACCCAAAGCATACCTTTTCAAAGTTCAATTTGGAATGCACAATACTCTACGAGTAAAATActgtataatactttcaaatataatTATGGCCTGAAAGTAATGCACAATGCAGCCTAAAGTTTTGGAACTGCTTGTAACCATATAACTTTTCACTACAGGTGAAGATCATGCTTTTGGTGACCTGATTGCTGCATCGGGAATCACAGACGAGATGCTGGACAGCTTAATGGCTCTCAAAGACCTCGATGATGTTCCAGGGTTGCCCCCATTAAGCACGATTGAGGATATGCGTTATGAAAAAAACA
The window above is part of the Rutidosis leptorrhynchoides isolate AG116_Rl617_1_P2 chromosome 1, CSIRO_AGI_Rlap_v1, whole genome shotgun sequence genome. Proteins encoded here:
- the LOC139856558 gene encoding small ribosomal subunit protein uS9m-like, which codes for MLSRILSKPSIPFRFIKTLISSQSISQSQFQSIQNPSFYSISSSRCFSANRGNNNNNGPKPFDSWNISSQNEENTIESLFGVEDTPRDEPFNNEDDMIKSKGIKTDGGFKDWNFVGKSENDNVDGIFDIGNAKNADSVAAGGVSEMIGRKGIQADGGFKDWNFVGKGESENVDGIFDIGNVKNADSVTAGGVSEMIGGINVDDKVETEKKQEENRLLDIEEKGLLQVLKGGEDHAFGDLIAASGITDEMLDSLMALKDLDDVPGLPPLSTIEDMRYEKNTRKSTRADIERQKQEEIANSRVRQVDSQGRAYGTGKRKCSIARVWVEPGEGKFIVNDKQFDVYFPMLDQRAALLRPLSETKMLGRLDVNCTVKGGGISGQVGAIRLGMSRALQNWAPDEFRPPLKEAGFLTRDSRIVERKKPGKAKARKSFQWVKR